One genomic region from Balneola sp. encodes:
- a CDS encoding HslU--HslV peptidase proteolytic subunit, whose translation MKLSDLHATTVVGVIHNGKAAIGSDGQATMNKTVMKSTVKKVRKLHEGKILAGFAGSTADAFTLFEKYEEKLNEYNGNMERAAVELAKEWRKDKFLQKLEALLVVMNNEKGLLISGQGDVIEPDDEVATIGSGGSYALSAARAMKKHAPELSAREIVEESLHIAADIDIYTNHNITILEIED comes from the coding sequence ATGAAATTATCTGATTTACATGCGACTACCGTTGTTGGTGTGATTCATAATGGTAAAGCCGCCATTGGAAGTGACGGCCAGGCTACTATGAATAAAACGGTCATGAAAAGCACCGTCAAAAAAGTACGCAAACTCCATGAAGGTAAAATTCTTGCCGGGTTTGCCGGTTCCACCGCCGATGCATTCACCCTTTTCGAGAAATATGAAGAGAAGCTGAATGAGTATAACGGAAATATGGAACGCGCAGCAGTTGAGTTGGCCAAAGAATGGCGGAAAGATAAATTCCTCCAAAAGCTGGAAGCCCTGCTTGTTGTTATGAATAATGAGAAAGGATTGTTGATCTCCGGCCAGGGTGATGTTATTGAACCCGACGATGAAGTTGCAACCATTGGAAGTGGCGGTTCCTATGCCCTTTCAGCGGCAAGAGCGATGAAAAAACACGCACCAGAATTATCTGCCCGTGAGATCGTTGAAGAATCCCTGCACATCGCAGCCGACATCGACATCTACACCAATCATAATATTACGATTTTAGAAATTGAAGACTGA
- the hslU gene encoding HslU--HslV peptidase ATPase subunit (heat shock protein involved in degradation of misfolded proteins): MLTIEEKNLTPQQIVAALDKYIVGQKSAKRSVSIALRNRWRRLNSDEEIRDEIIPNNILLIGPTGVGKTEIARRLAKLAHAPFMKVEASKFTEVGYVGRDVESMIRDLTDVAISMVKKEMQDRVKEKAAHKAEERILDILIPPVKKAGAGFKSSSSNGDDFDPGNASDSELNERTRERFREKLRNEELEEREIEIEVNSSKNPMMKVFGPQGMEEMGINLQDMLGNLGKGNKKSKRKLPIKEAREILTEEEAEKLIDHESAVQEALERVQKQGIVFIDEIDKIAESSTGSGGKGGPDVSRQGVQRDLLPIVEGSAVNTKHGIVKTDHILFIGSGAFHVSKPSDLIPELQGRFPIRVELNSLTEDDFVDILSKPKNALTKQYIAMLDTEGVQIEFKEDAIREIARIAAEVNSSVENIGARRLHTIMSSLFDELLFAVPDDINSGEITIDKTYVDKQLAGIVKDKDLSHYIL; encoded by the coding sequence ATGCTAACTATTGAAGAAAAGAATTTGACCCCGCAGCAAATTGTAGCTGCATTAGACAAGTATATTGTCGGGCAAAAGTCAGCAAAGAGATCTGTATCCATCGCACTTCGAAACCGATGGAGAAGGCTGAATTCCGATGAGGAAATCAGAGATGAAATTATCCCAAATAACATTTTACTGATTGGACCAACTGGTGTCGGTAAAACCGAAATCGCCCGACGTTTAGCGAAACTTGCTCACGCTCCATTTATGAAAGTGGAAGCATCCAAGTTCACCGAAGTTGGGTATGTCGGCCGCGATGTTGAATCCATGATCCGTGACCTGACCGATGTAGCCATAAGCATGGTGAAAAAGGAAATGCAGGATCGTGTTAAAGAGAAAGCTGCTCATAAAGCTGAAGAACGAATTTTAGACATCCTCATCCCTCCCGTTAAAAAGGCGGGTGCCGGCTTTAAAAGCAGCTCCAGTAATGGCGATGATTTTGATCCAGGTAATGCAAGCGATTCTGAATTAAACGAACGCACGCGCGAACGATTCCGAGAGAAACTCAGAAATGAAGAACTTGAGGAACGTGAAATTGAAATTGAAGTCAATTCTTCTAAAAACCCAATGATGAAAGTTTTTGGACCTCAGGGTATGGAGGAGATGGGCATCAATCTACAGGATATGCTGGGCAACCTCGGCAAAGGAAATAAAAAGTCTAAGCGTAAACTTCCTATTAAAGAGGCCCGCGAGATTTTAACTGAAGAAGAAGCTGAAAAGCTTATTGACCATGAATCTGCTGTTCAGGAAGCTCTTGAGCGCGTTCAAAAACAAGGTATCGTCTTTATTGATGAGATTGACAAAATCGCCGAATCCTCTACCGGAAGTGGCGGAAAGGGTGGTCCTGATGTAAGCCGTCAAGGTGTGCAGCGTGATCTCCTCCCTATTGTTGAAGGTAGCGCGGTAAATACCAAACATGGTATAGTGAAAACAGATCACATTCTGTTTATTGGTTCAGGTGCATTTCATGTATCCAAACCATCAGATTTAATTCCTGAACTGCAGGGACGTTTTCCAATTAGAGTTGAATTAAACTCACTGACTGAAGACGATTTCGTTGATATTCTTTCTAAACCAAAGAATGCCTTAACCAAGCAGTATATAGCAATGCTTGATACTGAAGGCGTTCAAATTGAGTTTAAAGAGGATGCCATTCGTGAAATTGCTCGGATTGCAGCTGAAGTGAATTCATCTGTTGAAAATATAGGAGCCCGACGGTTACATACCATCATGTCTTCCCTGTTTGATGAACTTTTATTTGCCGTTCCGGATGATATCAACTCGGGTGAAATC